Proteins encoded together in one Desulfosporosinus meridiei DSM 13257 window:
- the recG gene encoding ATP-dependent DNA helicase RecG, with product MKLAQVQLVLSNFQRALVAEERQGFTNAGVLGGFNAFLKGIIPRLEKLFPGKDLELLSKLAQNYSSLSPLRRREAFSELRRFMTEITGEVEQTATDSVLAENERTSSKKGFSENGIPKRDNPLMSLEEKRNFDVNEYGSFRQMPRKTENLQDHGKLNTSQGRQFTNSSLEDQKSSKSKTIAQKDNPLQFLKGVGPERAKLLGQLGIHTIKDLLEYYPRRYEDRRKRMISELKDGELATVEGKVVAGNVLSGKLKVVKLSIEQSGRLLQATWFNQPFILKQYPVGTQVIVTGKVNWQQQTPELLATDIEKVNVNSSSDNSNQGQTILPVYPETARLSSKVIRSLMQGVLKNVEREFPEILPSEVSGDWMERSLAHREIHFPKTYTSLSQARERLVWEEVLFLQLAVAGLRQGIIRTGSPSLTGGEELLQSFYKGLPFELTLAQQRVIQEIFNDLSRSQGMARLVQGDVGSGKTAVAMAALLRAVGSGYQGAMMAPTEILAIQHFNALEKVFTPLGICVVCLLGSQSKSSRESILEMIASGKAHVAVGTHALIQETVVFKALGLAVTDEQHRFGVRQRSLLQSKGESPHVLVLTATPIPRTLALTLYGDLQLSILDEMPVGRKSIITRKLTERARPKMEKFLDEQINLGRQIYVVCPLVEESETLDIISATQKVTELRERFPDHRISLLHGKMKGLEKEEIMAAFNAGNIDILVATTVVEVGVNVPNASVMVIESAERFGLAQLHQLRGRVGRGSEQSYCFLMSGGKGSQRLDILCQTEDGFKIAEEDMRLRGTGELLGIRQHGLAELRLADLSRDGHLVEKAYQMAQKILQSPERYDLLLKEVQLRFPPEDIGVH from the coding sequence ATGAAACTTGCACAGGTTCAATTAGTTTTAAGCAATTTTCAAAGGGCATTGGTTGCCGAGGAAAGACAAGGTTTCACCAATGCGGGGGTATTAGGGGGATTTAATGCTTTTTTGAAGGGGATTATTCCCAGACTGGAAAAACTATTCCCCGGTAAGGATCTGGAGTTACTGAGTAAGCTGGCGCAAAACTATTCGAGTTTAAGTCCTCTTCGACGTAGAGAAGCCTTTTCCGAACTTCGAAGGTTTATGACAGAAATAACAGGTGAAGTAGAGCAGACCGCTACAGACAGTGTTTTAGCTGAAAATGAACGTACCTCTAGTAAGAAAGGATTTTCGGAAAATGGGATACCTAAAAGGGATAATCCTCTAATGTCTCTCGAGGAAAAGCGGAATTTTGACGTTAATGAGTATGGGTCTTTTAGACAAATGCCGAGAAAAACGGAGAATCTACAAGATCATGGTAAGCTTAATACAAGCCAGGGACGTCAATTTACAAATTCGTCTTTGGAGGATCAAAAAAGTTCTAAGAGTAAGACTATAGCCCAAAAAGATAACCCCTTACAATTTCTCAAAGGGGTTGGTCCGGAAAGGGCCAAGTTGCTGGGACAGCTTGGGATACATACTATAAAAGATTTGCTGGAATATTATCCGCGAAGGTATGAGGATCGTCGTAAGCGGATGATTAGCGAGCTGAAAGACGGAGAATTAGCAACCGTTGAGGGAAAAGTAGTCGCGGGGAATGTGCTTAGTGGCAAGCTGAAAGTGGTAAAGTTAAGTATCGAGCAATCTGGCCGCTTACTTCAGGCAACTTGGTTTAATCAACCATTTATTCTCAAACAATACCCGGTGGGGACTCAAGTTATAGTGACAGGGAAAGTGAATTGGCAGCAACAGACACCGGAGTTATTGGCGACAGATATCGAAAAGGTGAATGTTAATAGTTCGTCGGATAACTCTAACCAAGGACAAACGATTTTACCAGTCTATCCGGAGACAGCCCGCCTATCTTCTAAAGTGATCCGGAGCTTAATGCAAGGAGTGCTAAAGAATGTAGAGCGAGAGTTTCCTGAGATCTTACCCTCTGAGGTATCAGGAGATTGGATGGAACGTTCTCTCGCTCACCGAGAGATTCATTTTCCCAAGACTTATACCAGCCTATCCCAGGCAAGGGAACGATTGGTTTGGGAAGAGGTTCTTTTTTTGCAATTAGCAGTCGCTGGGTTGCGCCAAGGAATTATTCGGACTGGAAGTCCCTCTCTTACTGGTGGAGAAGAATTGCTTCAGAGTTTTTACAAAGGCTTGCCTTTTGAACTAACTTTGGCTCAGCAGCGTGTAATTCAAGAGATATTCAATGATTTATCTAGATCGCAAGGAATGGCTCGCTTGGTTCAAGGAGATGTGGGATCTGGTAAGACCGCAGTTGCTATGGCAGCATTATTGCGTGCGGTGGGTTCGGGGTATCAAGGGGCCATGATGGCACCAACAGAAATTTTGGCGATACAACATTTTAACGCTCTTGAGAAAGTATTCACCCCTTTGGGCATTTGTGTGGTTTGTTTGCTAGGAAGTCAGAGTAAGAGTTCTCGAGAGAGTATATTGGAGATGATTGCCAGCGGCAAGGCCCATGTTGCCGTTGGAACCCATGCGCTTATCCAAGAGACAGTTGTGTTTAAAGCCCTCGGACTTGCTGTCACCGATGAACAACATCGCTTTGGTGTGAGACAGCGCTCTTTGTTACAAAGCAAAGGAGAAAGTCCTCATGTTTTAGTGCTTACCGCCACTCCAATACCGAGAACCTTAGCCTTGACACTTTATGGGGATTTGCAGCTTTCAATCCTTGATGAGATGCCTGTGGGGCGAAAATCTATAATTACTAGAAAGTTGACAGAACGAGCACGTCCGAAAATGGAAAAATTCCTAGATGAGCAAATTAATCTAGGCAGGCAAATTTACGTGGTTTGTCCATTGGTAGAAGAATCCGAAACTCTGGATATTATTTCAGCAACCCAGAAAGTGACAGAACTTCGGGAGAGGTTTCCTGATCACCGCATCTCCCTTTTACATGGCAAAATGAAGGGGTTGGAAAAGGAAGAAATTATGGCGGCCTTTAATGCTGGAAATATTGATATACTGGTAGCTACTACAGTAGTGGAAGTGGGAGTAAATGTACCCAATGCCTCAGTTATGGTTATTGAATCAGCTGAGCGGTTTGGCCTTGCCCAATTACACCAACTAAGAGGACGAGTTGGTCGGGGGAGTGAACAGTCTTATTGTTTTTTAATGTCGGGAGGCAAGGGAAGTCAACGCTTAGATATCCTTTGTCAGACTGAAGATGGCTTTAAAATTGCTGAAGAGGATATGCGTCTAAGAGGAACCGGGGAGTTATTAGGGATTAGACAGCATGGATTAGCTGAATTGCGTCTTGCTGATCTTTCTCGAGATGGACACCTTGTTGAAAAAGCTTATCAGATGGCCCAAAAGATTTTGCAAAGTCCTGAGAGGTATGATTTGCTTCTTAAAGAAGTACAATTAAGGTTTCCTCCGGAGGATATCGGGGTACATTAG
- the sdaAA gene encoding L-serine ammonia-lyase, iron-sulfur-dependent, subunit alpha, with protein MRAYEDWVIEAESKGKKLSEVILEDQMAELEQTEETLFERMNNNLKVMRGSVEAGLSGTRRSVSGLVGGDAAKVEEHRKKGNSLVGMEISGAIAKALAVAEINACMGKIVAAPTAGSCGVLPAVLLTVEEVCQSSDRDIILALFTAAGLGMVLTERASVSGAEGGCQAEIGSAAAMAAAAAVELAGGSPRQTADAAAIAMKSMLGLVCDPVGGLVEVPCVKRNATGATIALAAAEMALSGVRSAIPIDEVIDTMGRVGKQMPCALKETAQGGLAVTPTGRRIQADFL; from the coding sequence ATGCGAGCCTATGAAGATTGGGTAATTGAGGCTGAATCTAAAGGAAAAAAACTTAGTGAAGTTATACTTGAAGATCAAATGGCAGAATTGGAGCAAACGGAAGAAACCCTTTTCGAACGAATGAATAATAACCTAAAGGTTATGAGGGGATCCGTAGAAGCAGGGTTAAGTGGGACACGGCGCTCTGTGTCAGGCCTGGTGGGAGGAGACGCTGCCAAAGTTGAAGAACACAGGAAAAAAGGCAATAGCTTAGTGGGGATGGAAATAAGCGGTGCTATTGCTAAAGCCCTTGCAGTAGCAGAAATTAATGCTTGTATGGGTAAGATCGTTGCAGCACCCACCGCAGGGTCTTGTGGAGTCCTTCCAGCAGTCTTGTTGACGGTTGAGGAGGTATGCCAGTCTTCGGATAGAGATATTATCCTAGCCCTTTTCACCGCGGCTGGATTAGGGATGGTTCTTACTGAACGTGCCAGCGTTTCAGGCGCAGAAGGTGGGTGTCAGGCTGAAATTGGCTCGGCAGCTGCTATGGCCGCAGCGGCTGCGGTTGAATTAGCGGGAGGGTCTCCACGACAGACTGCCGATGCTGCAGCAATTGCGATGAAATCAATGCTGGGTTTAGTTTGTGACCCAGTAGGAGGGTTAGTAGAGGTACCCTGTGTTAAAAGGAATGCTACAGGTGCTACTATTGCTTTAGCCGCTGCAGAAATGGCACTTTCCGGAGTGAGGAGTGCAATTCCAATTGATGAGGTAATAGATACAATGGGCCGGGTAGGTAAACAAATGCCTTGTGCTTTAAAGGAAACTGCCCAGGGTGGCTTAGCAGTGACGCCGACAGGACGACGAATTCAGGCTGATTTTCTATGA
- the rsmD gene encoding 16S rRNA (guanine(966)-N(2))-methyltransferase RsmD: MRIIAGEMRGRQLKAVEGIHTRPTSDKVKGAIFSVLGEKVINSRVLDLFAGTGNLAIEALSRGSREAVLVEKNYDAYQVIQRNLSLLGVAGKTKLHLMDAFKFIDRYPNEVFNLIFLDPPYRQELIPRVIQSIKDFAYLTPDGVIVAETAKDEDLTGVIYPFEIRKTGEYGDTKIWYLQRMDV; this comes from the coding sequence ATGCGGATTATTGCTGGAGAAATGCGTGGTCGACAACTTAAGGCAGTTGAAGGAATACATACTCGCCCAACCTCGGACAAAGTAAAAGGCGCGATTTTTAGCGTACTTGGAGAAAAGGTCATAAATTCTCGGGTATTAGATCTTTTTGCAGGAACGGGGAACTTGGCTATCGAAGCCCTTTCCAGAGGCTCTCGTGAAGCAGTTTTGGTAGAAAAAAATTATGACGCGTATCAAGTTATTCAGAGAAATCTGAGTCTTCTTGGAGTAGCTGGTAAAACAAAATTACATTTGATGGATGCTTTTAAGTTCATTGATAGATATCCAAATGAAGTTTTTAACCTCATCTTTTTGGATCCCCCCTATCGGCAGGAACTTATTCCCAGAGTAATCCAATCTATAAAGGATTTTGCCTACTTAACACCTGACGGAGTGATTGTCGCTGAGACTGCCAAAGATGAAGATTTAACAGGAGTTATTTATCCCTTCGAAATTCGCAAAACAGGGGAATATGGAGATACGAAAATATGGTATCTACAGAGAATGGATGTATGA
- the ylbJ gene encoding sporulation integral membrane protein YlbJ, whose amino-acid sequence MSNLIRVLALSLLALGMFIYPQEVLRSAGEGLTLWWHFVLPALLPFFVLSELLMASGFVHFLGVLLESFMRPVFRLPGKAAFVVAMGYTSGFPMGAVLTAKLRNDKEITREEGERLLAFTNNPSPGFMFGAVASGMLGEPTLGIVLAGSVYLSNLIVGFLFRFYKAAPISQQSSSIPSFRRAWQEMKHAQNRENRSFGQILSDSVKQSTNTVLMVAGFMAIFSVILRLLNLWHVPLLLATLSHRIIQILEIPVLQAFFNGLFEMTLGCQEAIQALSTLNQQVAMLALIMGWGGLSVFAQIAGLISSTDLRFSSFLIARVLHGFIALGLSQIFLSVAKVPTSGLPVRIVDPSTLFWNSWQISALVFLGCMSILSILAIVRFRN is encoded by the coding sequence ATGTCCAATCTCATTCGTGTCCTGGCTTTAAGTCTTCTTGCCCTGGGAATGTTTATATATCCACAGGAAGTCCTCCGCTCAGCCGGTGAAGGCCTAACTCTCTGGTGGCACTTCGTCCTCCCTGCATTACTCCCGTTCTTTGTTCTTTCAGAACTTTTGATGGCCTCTGGTTTCGTCCACTTTTTAGGAGTTCTTCTGGAGTCTTTTATGCGTCCAGTTTTTCGCCTTCCCGGCAAAGCGGCCTTTGTTGTGGCCATGGGATATACTTCAGGATTTCCTATGGGGGCAGTACTTACTGCTAAGCTGCGCAACGACAAAGAAATAACCCGCGAAGAAGGGGAACGTCTCTTAGCATTTACTAACAATCCCAGTCCGGGCTTTATGTTCGGGGCAGTCGCTTCCGGTATGCTCGGTGAACCGACACTAGGGATAGTTTTAGCAGGTTCTGTGTATCTTTCAAATTTGATTGTTGGATTTCTCTTTCGATTCTATAAGGCAGCTCCTATATCCCAGCAAAGTTCTTCAATCCCTTCATTTAGAAGAGCTTGGCAGGAGATGAAACATGCCCAAAACAGAGAAAACCGCTCATTTGGGCAAATCCTAAGTGATTCAGTTAAGCAAAGTACAAACACAGTCCTTATGGTAGCAGGTTTTATGGCAATTTTTTCAGTAATCCTTCGTCTATTAAATCTTTGGCACGTTCCTTTATTATTAGCTACCCTCAGCCACAGGATTATCCAAATTTTAGAAATTCCCGTTCTACAGGCTTTTTTTAACGGACTCTTTGAAATGACCCTAGGATGTCAAGAAGCAATTCAAGCTCTTTCGACACTCAATCAGCAAGTTGCCATGCTCGCCCTTATTATGGGCTGGGGTGGACTTTCAGTATTTGCCCAAATTGCCGGTTTGATTAGTAGCACCGACTTACGCTTTTCCTCATTTTTAATAGCCAGAGTTCTTCATGGGTTCATCGCTCTTGGGCTTAGTCAGATTTTCCTTTCAGTTGCAAAGGTTCCCACCTCAGGCCTACCAGTTCGAATTGTTGACCCGTCGACCCTTTTCTGGAATAGTTGGCAGATAAGTGCTCTGGTATTCTTAGGTTGCATGTCTATTCTTTCCATTCTCGCTATTGTTCGCTTTCGCAACTAG
- the rpmF gene encoding 50S ribosomal protein L32, with product MGVPQHRQSKSRVRKRRAMWKITAPNHIECPQCHKPKMPHYICPSCGYYNSKAVITVES from the coding sequence ATGGGTGTTCCGCAACATCGACAATCAAAATCAAGGGTTCGTAAACGTCGGGCTATGTGGAAAATAACCGCACCAAACCACATCGAATGCCCCCAATGCCATAAACCAAAAATGCCGCATTATATTTGCCCTAGCTGTGGGTATTATAATTCTAAGGCTGTTATTACAGTGGAATCATAA
- a CDS encoding YceD family protein — MKVNVAQVRLNGGETVHYDLVEDFSALDLGMESISFQAPVHVQLQVNNTSRAMLVKGTIHTELKATCGRCLESFIYPVELLYEDEWAFRALATEDLLETALLLDKDEIDIKDRIFEQIVLALPMKFICSAECHGLCPTCGVNRNLTPCNCEEGTVDPRLAALAKWQSND, encoded by the coding sequence ATGAAAGTGAACGTAGCCCAGGTTCGTTTAAATGGTGGAGAAACTGTCCATTATGACTTAGTGGAGGATTTTTCTGCTCTCGATTTGGGAATGGAATCAATCTCTTTTCAAGCACCGGTACACGTCCAACTTCAGGTGAACAACACCAGTAGAGCTATGTTAGTAAAAGGAACTATTCACACAGAGCTTAAAGCAACCTGTGGACGCTGTTTAGAATCGTTCATTTATCCTGTAGAACTTCTTTATGAAGATGAGTGGGCATTTCGGGCGTTAGCAACAGAAGATCTCCTTGAGACAGCACTCCTTTTAGACAAAGATGAGATCGATATAAAGGATCGAATTTTTGAACAAATTGTGTTAGCTTTACCGATGAAGTTTATTTGTTCAGCAGAATGTCATGGGCTCTGCCCAACCTGTGGTGTAAATAGAAATCTAACTCCATGTAATTGCGAGGAAGGTACAGTTGACCCCCGGTTAGCAGCACTGGCCAAGTGGCAATCCAATGACTGA
- the sdaAB gene encoding L-serine ammonia-lyase, iron-sulfur-dependent subunit beta, whose amino-acid sequence MAKSNVFDLLGPIMVGPSSSHTAGAVRLGGMARKILGEEPVEGTIFLHGSFAKTGKGHGTDLALLAGLLGMLPDDERIPDASKLAQEQGLSVKYEVIDLGDVHPNTVKFDLKGKTGVHLQVIGSSIGGGTIVIGKINEYEVDIRGDYPTLVVLHQDHPGVVAQVTLLLATAQINIASMRVAREKKGAQALMILETDQTIDKAVLELMRKLPKIEQAMAIEPL is encoded by the coding sequence GTGGCAAAGAGTAATGTTTTTGATCTGCTTGGGCCAATCATGGTCGGTCCATCCAGTTCGCATACAGCGGGAGCAGTCCGCTTAGGTGGAATGGCTCGAAAGATCTTAGGGGAAGAACCTGTTGAAGGAACGATTTTTCTGCATGGTTCCTTTGCCAAGACCGGTAAAGGGCATGGCACCGATTTGGCATTACTGGCTGGTTTGCTGGGTATGCTACCTGATGATGAACGGATACCGGATGCATCGAAACTCGCTCAGGAACAGGGTCTGAGTGTAAAGTATGAAGTCATAGATCTTGGGGACGTTCATCCGAACACGGTGAAGTTTGATTTAAAGGGAAAAACAGGTGTTCATCTTCAGGTAATCGGTTCATCAATTGGCGGTGGCACTATAGTCATTGGCAAAATTAATGAATATGAAGTAGATATTCGAGGGGACTATCCCACACTTGTAGTTTTACATCAGGATCACCCAGGCGTAGTTGCCCAAGTGACTCTTCTTTTAGCAACTGCTCAAATTAACATAGCAAGTATGCGTGTTGCACGAGAAAAAAAGGGAGCTCAAGCACTGATGATCTTAGAGACTGATCAGACGATTGATAAAGCTGTTCTTGAATTAATGAGGAAATTACCTAAAATTGAACAAGCAATGGCAATCGAGCCTTTATAA
- a CDS encoding patatin-like phospholipase family protein, whose translation MNPIKGLVLGAGGARGFAHLGFLQVLQEEKISMDLVVGCSAGAIFGALWCAGMDLYRVERLLTYPGFAKKVLDPAVSKEGLIKGDRILEVLRLLTRDMTFADLKLPLAIVATDLETGELVIFKEGSVAQAVRASISIPGFFKPYRYQGRLLVDGAVKNRLPIHVAREMGAEKVLAVDVKKGLMNKLNSAMDILLQSIEILEDEVFRVQCHGADLLLQPDIGHIGSFQFDRAEEGIRLGRNIALTKCSEIKRIMA comes from the coding sequence GTGAATCCAATAAAGGGGCTTGTTTTAGGTGCCGGAGGTGCACGGGGGTTTGCTCATTTAGGTTTTTTGCAAGTGCTTCAGGAAGAAAAGATAAGTATGGATCTCGTAGTCGGGTGTAGTGCTGGGGCTATATTCGGTGCCTTATGGTGCGCTGGTATGGATCTCTATCGCGTTGAGCGTCTGTTGACCTACCCGGGGTTTGCCAAAAAAGTATTAGATCCAGCCGTTTCCAAAGAAGGATTAATCAAAGGGGATAGGATACTAGAAGTTCTGCGTCTTTTAACCAGAGATATGACCTTTGCTGATCTTAAACTTCCCTTAGCTATTGTGGCGACAGATCTTGAAACAGGGGAACTTGTTATATTTAAAGAAGGGAGTGTAGCTCAAGCAGTTCGGGCCAGCATTTCGATTCCTGGCTTTTTTAAACCTTACCGTTATCAAGGTCGGCTTTTGGTTGACGGGGCTGTTAAAAATCGATTACCCATTCATGTTGCCCGGGAAATGGGAGCAGAAAAAGTTTTAGCTGTCGATGTTAAAAAAGGGTTGATGAATAAACTCAACAGTGCTATGGACATCTTGCTGCAATCCATCGAGATTTTAGAGGATGAAGTATTTCGGGTGCAATGTCATGGAGCTGATCTGCTATTACAACCTGATATTGGACATATCGGAAGTTTCCAGTTTGATCGAGCCGAAGAAGGCATTAGGCTGGGACGAAATATTGCGTTGACGAAATGTTCTGAGATTAAGAGAATAATGGCGTAA
- a CDS encoding ATPase, with protein sequence METDIQSLINEVEEIVDHGTKIPMTGKVLVDDAVIFELLDRVRAALPEEITNAKWVLKERQRILDEAQTEAQKLIEQGKTYVDKMALENEVVKQAQDYGENIVKQAQTFAREVKTGAVQYADEMLKHVEKSLYETLQALRQNREELKGLAKEERTGRSEVEESE encoded by the coding sequence ATGGAAACTGATATTCAAAGTTTAATCAATGAAGTCGAGGAAATTGTAGATCATGGGACTAAGATTCCTATGACAGGTAAGGTTTTGGTTGATGATGCTGTAATCTTTGAATTGCTGGATCGTGTGCGGGCAGCTTTGCCAGAAGAAATCACCAATGCCAAATGGGTTTTAAAAGAGAGACAGCGTATTTTAGATGAAGCACAGACAGAAGCACAAAAACTTATTGAACAAGGAAAAACCTATGTTGATAAGATGGCTTTAGAAAATGAAGTGGTTAAACAAGCTCAGGACTATGGGGAAAACATTGTTAAACAGGCCCAAACATTTGCCAGGGAAGTAAAAACTGGCGCTGTTCAATATGCTGATGAAATGCTTAAACATGTTGAGAAAAGCCTGTATGAAACCCTGCAGGCCTTACGTCAGAACAGAGAAGAGCTGAAGGGGTTAGCAAAAGAAGAGCGAACCGGTCGGTCTGAAGTGGAGGAGAGTGAGTAA
- a CDS encoding acetate/propionate family kinase, translated as MKILVINCGSSSLKYQVIDMATKNAIGKGLVERIGLPGSVLTHRTGSGDKEVITAEITNHTVAIKLVLEALVSPLYGVIKDLKEICGIGHRVVHGGEKFSKSVVIDEGVMKALKECVELAPLHNPPNIAGIMACQKMMPGVPQVAVFDTAFHQTMRPNSYIYGLPYDYYKKYGIRKYGFHGTSHKYVSQRAAVLLQKPLSDLKLISCHLGNGASICAIRGGKSIETSMGFTPLDGLMMGTRSGALDPAIVTYIMCRENFTVDQMNDFLNTKCGALGVSGVSSDFRDIEVAAGQGHERARLALDIFEHDVRQFIGAYAAVLGGVDAIIFTAGVGENSGPMREAICKNLDYIGVDLDAEKNKVRSEEVDVSKPNARCRTLVIPTNEELMIALETHDLIQ; from the coding sequence ATGAAGATTCTAGTTATTAATTGTGGAAGCTCTTCGCTAAAATATCAGGTTATAGATATGGCGACAAAAAATGCCATAGGAAAGGGTCTGGTTGAACGAATAGGACTTCCGGGATCGGTGCTTACTCATCGCACTGGATCTGGCGATAAGGAAGTTATCACGGCTGAGATTACAAATCATACTGTGGCTATTAAACTTGTCTTGGAAGCATTAGTATCCCCTCTCTATGGTGTTATTAAAGATCTAAAAGAAATCTGTGGGATAGGGCATCGAGTAGTTCATGGAGGGGAAAAGTTTTCTAAGTCTGTAGTTATTGATGAAGGGGTCATGAAAGCCCTTAAAGAATGTGTAGAGTTGGCTCCTTTGCACAATCCTCCCAATATTGCTGGAATTATGGCTTGCCAAAAAATGATGCCGGGGGTTCCGCAAGTAGCTGTGTTTGACACGGCTTTTCATCAAACCATGAGACCTAACAGTTATATTTATGGATTGCCGTATGATTATTATAAGAAATATGGAATTCGGAAATATGGTTTCCACGGAACATCTCATAAATATGTCAGTCAAAGAGCTGCAGTTCTTCTTCAAAAGCCTTTAAGTGATCTGAAACTAATTAGCTGTCACTTAGGTAACGGCGCTTCAATTTGTGCTATTCGCGGGGGGAAATCAATAGAAACTTCTATGGGCTTTACGCCTTTAGACGGCCTTATGATGGGTACTCGTTCAGGTGCTTTAGATCCGGCAATTGTAACCTATATCATGTGCAGAGAAAACTTTACCGTTGACCAAATGAATGATTTTTTAAATACTAAGTGTGGTGCCTTAGGGGTTTCGGGAGTAAGCTCAGATTTCAGGGATATTGAAGTAGCGGCTGGCCAAGGGCACGAACGTGCACGACTTGCTTTAGATATTTTTGAACATGATGTCAGACAATTCATAGGTGCGTATGCTGCTGTACTGGGTGGTGTCGATGCAATTATATTTACTGCAGGGGTTGGAGAGAACTCTGGACCTATGCGGGAAGCTATTTGTAAAAACCTCGATTACATTGGAGTAGATCTGGATGCTGAGAAAAACAAGGTCAGAAGCGAGGAAGTAGATGTTTCGAAACCAAACGCTCGTTGTCGCACCTTGGTGATTCCGACTAATGAGGAATTAATGATTGCTTTAGAAACTCATGACTTAATTCAATAG
- the gpr gene encoding GPR endopeptidase produces the protein MKKSELYQHLNVKLDLAVEAHQMLRGESGEEIPGVLMNEQQLEHAKVTIITVETDEGVEAIGKPKGQYITIDAPEIRTNNYIVHEDITHVLADRLIELMNLKEDASILIVGLGNWNATPDALGPQVIDKTMVTRHLFKLSPDELKGQLRKISAIAPGVLGLTGIETAEIIKGLVEHVKPDLVIAIDALAASSLERVGTSIQLSDTGIHPGSGVGNRRAGITEETIGCKVIAIGLPTVVNAGIIAHDAVEGVFKEFVTSPQLYKLYKGIKPEVFSQIIDDVLSPFQGNLMVTPKEIDSLIKIVAKIIAGSLAISLHPGIDREDYERYLQ, from the coding sequence ATGAAAAAATCAGAACTTTATCAACATCTTAACGTAAAACTTGATCTGGCAGTTGAAGCACACCAGATGTTACGTGGAGAAAGTGGGGAAGAAATACCGGGCGTCTTGATGAATGAACAACAACTTGAACACGCTAAAGTTACTATTATCACGGTTGAAACTGATGAAGGTGTAGAAGCTATAGGCAAGCCAAAAGGGCAATACATAACCATTGATGCTCCTGAAATACGAACAAACAATTATATAGTTCATGAAGATATTACACATGTTCTTGCTGATAGATTAATTGAGTTGATGAATCTCAAGGAAGACGCCAGTATACTAATCGTCGGCTTGGGTAATTGGAATGCAACTCCCGATGCTCTAGGCCCTCAAGTTATCGACAAAACGATGGTGACACGTCATCTGTTTAAACTATCTCCCGATGAGTTAAAAGGACAGTTGCGAAAAATAAGCGCTATTGCCCCAGGAGTCCTAGGTCTTACCGGTATTGAAACCGCCGAAATAATTAAGGGACTTGTAGAACATGTCAAACCGGATTTAGTTATTGCCATTGATGCCTTGGCCGCTAGCTCCCTGGAACGAGTTGGTACAAGCATACAGCTATCAGATACCGGAATTCACCCTGGTTCAGGCGTCGGTAATAGAAGAGCTGGGATCACTGAAGAAACAATCGGTTGCAAAGTAATTGCAATTGGGCTTCCGACGGTTGTTAATGCAGGTATCATTGCCCACGATGCAGTGGAAGGTGTATTTAAAGAATTCGTAACCAGTCCTCAGCTCTACAAACTCTATAAGGGAATAAAACCCGAAGTATTTAGTCAAATCATCGACGATGTTCTATCTCCATTTCAAGGCAATCTAATGGTGACACCTAAAGAGATCGACTCTCTCATTAAAATTGTTGCTAAGATTATTGCCGGCTCTTTAGCTATCAGCTTACATCCCGGAATTGATCGGGAAGACTATGAGCGGTATTTGCAATAG
- a CDS encoding small, acid-soluble spore protein, alpha/beta type: MAKSTKPMIPLTPELERFKYEVAQEIGIANRKHKSFPNSPQE, encoded by the coding sequence TTGGCTAAATCGACTAAACCAATGATTCCGTTGACACCCGAGTTAGAGAGGTTCAAGTACGAGGTTGCTCAAGAGATTGGAATAGCTAATCGAAAACACAAAAGTTTCCCGAATTCGCCACAGGAATAG